One Agrobacterium vaccinii DNA window includes the following coding sequences:
- the argF gene encoding ornithine carbamoyltransferase, which produces MASAKHFLDLSTVGSEDLRVIMDDARARKIATKNGTAEKPLAGKMLAMIFEKPSTRTRVSFDVGMRQLGGETLFLSGTEMQLGRAETIGDTAKVLSRYVDAIMIRTTDHKRLLELAEHATVPVINGLTDDTHPCQIMADILTFEEHRGPVKGKTIAWTGDGNNVLHSLVEGSARFGYKMNMAVPMGSEPHDRFLNWARNNGGDIMLCHDAERAVEGADCVVTDTWVSMNQEHKARGHNIFQPYQVNAGLMGKANKDALFMHCLPAHRGEEVTDEVIDGPQSVVFDEAENRLHAQKAIIAWCMGVI; this is translated from the coding sequence ATGGCATCAGCTAAGCATTTTCTAGACCTTTCGACCGTCGGCTCGGAAGACCTGCGGGTCATTATGGACGACGCCCGCGCCCGCAAGATCGCAACCAAGAACGGCACGGCGGAAAAGCCATTGGCTGGCAAGATGCTGGCGATGATCTTCGAAAAGCCCTCGACGCGCACCCGCGTTTCCTTCGATGTCGGCATGCGCCAGTTGGGCGGCGAAACGCTGTTTCTCTCCGGCACCGAAATGCAGCTCGGTCGCGCCGAAACCATTGGCGATACGGCCAAGGTGCTGTCGCGTTATGTGGATGCGATCATGATCCGCACGACCGACCACAAGCGCCTGCTGGAGCTGGCCGAACACGCTACCGTGCCCGTCATCAATGGCCTGACGGACGATACGCATCCGTGCCAGATCATGGCCGATATCCTGACCTTCGAAGAGCACCGTGGCCCGGTCAAGGGCAAGACGATCGCCTGGACGGGTGATGGCAACAACGTGCTGCATTCGCTGGTCGAGGGTTCTGCCCGCTTCGGTTACAAGATGAACATGGCCGTGCCCATGGGTTCCGAACCGCATGACCGTTTCCTGAACTGGGCGCGCAACAATGGCGGCGACATCATGCTGTGCCATGATGCGGAACGTGCCGTCGAAGGTGCGGACTGCGTTGTGACCGACACCTGGGTGTCCATGAACCAGGAACACAAGGCCCGTGGCCACAACATCTTCCAGCCCTATCAGGTCAATGCCGGTTTGATGGGCAAGGCGAACAAGGACGCGCTGTTCATGCATTGCCTGCCCGCCCACCGTGGCGAGGAAGTGACCGACGAGGTCATCGATGGCCCGCAGTCTGTGGTGTTCGACGAGGCAGAAAACCGTTTGCACGCACAAAAGGCCATCATTGCCTGGTGCATGGGCGTCATCTGA
- a CDS encoding Hsp33 family molecular chaperone codes for MADVTVELDELQLAGDDKVVPFQVEGLDVRGRAVQIGPLLNSILERHDYPPVVACLLAEAVVLTALIGTSLKFSGKLTLQTKGDGPVDLLVADFTAPENMRAYARFDEERLQQAIASGETSPEELLGNGILAFTIDQGVGMQPYQGIVPLDGSSLEDIAGVYFRQSEQLPTRVRLGVAELFDRDEDGKPRHGWRAGGIIAQFLPQAPERLRQQDLHGGDGDEGAVDLAYDDAWNEAVALIDTVHMDELTDPQVPAEKLLFRLFHEQGVRVYDPQLIVDRCNCSREKIKGVLTGFTAEEIRDSQEDGVISVTCEFCSTTYHYPVDEVAAIS; via the coding sequence ATGGCAGACGTAACGGTAGAGCTGGACGAGCTTCAATTGGCTGGCGATGACAAGGTCGTTCCCTTTCAGGTCGAGGGGTTGGATGTGCGTGGCCGCGCCGTGCAGATCGGTCCTTTGTTGAACTCCATTCTGGAGCGGCATGATTACCCGCCGGTCGTTGCCTGCCTTCTGGCGGAGGCCGTGGTGCTGACGGCGCTCATCGGTACATCGCTGAAATTTTCCGGCAAGCTGACGCTCCAGACCAAGGGTGATGGCCCGGTCGATCTGTTGGTCGCCGATTTCACAGCGCCCGAAAACATGCGCGCCTATGCCCGTTTCGATGAGGAGCGTTTGCAGCAGGCCATCGCGTCTGGTGAAACCTCGCCGGAAGAGCTGCTGGGCAACGGCATCCTCGCCTTCACCATCGATCAGGGCGTCGGCATGCAGCCTTATCAGGGCATCGTGCCGCTGGATGGATCGTCGCTGGAAGACATTGCAGGCGTCTATTTCCGCCAGTCGGAACAGCTTCCGACCCGTGTGCGCCTGGGTGTTGCCGAACTCTTCGACCGTGACGAGGATGGCAAACCACGCCACGGCTGGCGCGCTGGCGGCATCATCGCCCAGTTCCTGCCGCAGGCCCCGGAGCGTCTGCGCCAGCAGGACCTTCACGGCGGTGATGGCGATGAGGGCGCAGTCGATTTGGCCTATGACGACGCCTGGAACGAGGCGGTGGCACTGATCGACACCGTGCATATGGACGAGTTGACGGACCCGCAGGTGCCTGCCGAAAAGCTGCTGTTCCGGCTGTTTCACGAGCAGGGCGTGCGCGTCTACGATCCGCAACTGATCGTGGACCGATGCAATTGCTCACGCGAAAAGATCAAGGGCGTCCTCACAGGCTTCACCGCCGAGGAAATCCGCGACAGCCAGGAAGACGGCGTCATCTCCGTCACTTGCGAGTTCTGCTCCACGACCTACCACTACCCGGTAGACGAAGTCGCGGCGATCAGTTGA
- a CDS encoding aspartate aminotransferase family protein produces MADTVLETGPLFDTFSRAPLRFERGEGVWLVTETGERYLDFGAGVAVTSVGHSHPHMVDALKSQAEKVWHLSNLYEVAGQETLARRLTDATFADKAFFTNSGAEALECAIKTARRYHYTHGNPEKFRIITFEGAFHGRTLATIAAGGQQKYIEGFGPKVEGFDQVPFNDLDALKAAIVPETAALLIEPIQGEGGIRPVAPEFLRELRALCDEHGLLLIYDEVQTGVGRTGKFFAYEWSGVAPDIMAVAKGIGGGFPFGACLATAEAASGMTAGVHGTTYGGNPLAMACGNAVLDIVLADGFLQHVRDVALVFRQGLASLKDRFPDVIEEIRGEGLLLGVKAKVPSSDLLAAIRAEHLLGVPAGDNVIRLLPPLVVTAEEARDGLARLEKAAEAVTSKLAKSA; encoded by the coding sequence ATGGCCGACACTGTGCTCGAAACTGGGCCATTGTTCGATACGTTTTCCAGAGCCCCTTTGCGCTTCGAGCGAGGAGAGGGCGTGTGGCTCGTGACCGAGACCGGAGAGCGATATCTGGATTTCGGCGCAGGCGTCGCGGTCACCTCCGTCGGCCACAGCCATCCACACATGGTCGATGCGCTCAAGTCGCAGGCCGAGAAGGTCTGGCACCTGTCCAATCTCTATGAGGTTGCGGGTCAGGAAACGCTCGCCAGACGGCTGACCGATGCAACCTTTGCGGATAAAGCCTTTTTTACCAATTCCGGGGCCGAAGCCTTGGAATGTGCGATCAAGACCGCGCGCCGGTATCACTATACCCATGGCAATCCTGAGAAATTCCGCATCATCACGTTCGAAGGTGCATTTCACGGGCGCACGCTGGCAACCATCGCAGCCGGTGGCCAGCAGAAATATATCGAAGGCTTTGGGCCCAAGGTCGAAGGTTTCGATCAGGTGCCCTTCAATGATCTCGACGCGCTGAAGGCGGCCATCGTGCCGGAAACGGCAGCGTTGCTGATCGAGCCCATTCAGGGCGAGGGCGGTATTCGTCCCGTGGCGCCGGAGTTCCTGCGTGAGCTTCGCGCGCTGTGCGACGAGCACGGTCTGTTGTTGATCTATGATGAGGTTCAGACCGGCGTTGGCCGTACCGGCAAGTTCTTCGCTTATGAGTGGTCGGGCGTGGCACCGGATATCATGGCTGTGGCCAAGGGCATCGGCGGCGGCTTCCCATTCGGCGCATGCCTTGCAACGGCAGAGGCCGCATCCGGCATGACGGCTGGCGTTCACGGCACGACCTATGGCGGCAACCCGCTGGCCATGGCCTGCGGCAATGCCGTGCTGGATATCGTTCTGGCCGATGGTTTCCTCCAGCATGTGCGCGATGTCGCGCTGGTGTTCCGTCAGGGACTGGCCTCGCTAAAAGACCGTTTTCCAGACGTGATCGAGGAAATTCGCGGTGAGGGCCTGCTTTTGGGCGTCAAGGCGAAGGTTCCGTCATCCGATCTTCTCGCTGCCATTCGCGCCGAGCATCTCCTTGGCGTTCCCGCTGGCGATAACGTCATCCGTCTGCTGCCACCGCTCGTGGTCACGGCGGAAGAAGCGCGCGACGGTCTGGCACGGCTTGAAAAGGCTGCAGAAGCAGTCACCTCGAAACTGGCAAAGAGCGCCTGA
- the apaG gene encoding Co2+/Mg2+ efflux protein ApaG, with protein MYRALTREIEVTVDPYYLEEQSDPDDNRYVWGYTVVISNNSDISVTLVSRYWHITDENGQVDEVSGPGVIGEQPHLKPGDTYEYSSGCPLDTPSGLMFGHYEMQAETGEVFTVAIPAFSLDSPGLSRVLN; from the coding sequence ATGTACCGTGCACTGACAAGAGAGATCGAGGTCACCGTAGACCCGTATTATCTTGAGGAGCAGTCCGACCCGGATGACAACCGCTACGTCTGGGGCTACACGGTCGTGATTTCCAACAACTCGGATATATCGGTGACGCTGGTCAGTCGCTACTGGCACATTACCGATGAAAATGGCCAAGTGGACGAGGTCTCCGGCCCCGGCGTGATCGGCGAACAGCCGCATCTGAAGCCCGGCGATACCTACGAATATTCATCTGGCTGCCCGCTGGATACGCCGTCCGGGCTGATGTTCGGCCATTACGAAATGCAGGCCGAGACGGGCGAGGTCTTCACCGTCGCCATTCCCGCCTTTTCCCTCGACAGCCCCGGATTGTCGCGCGTGCTGAATTGA
- a CDS encoding 2'-deoxycytidine 5'-triphosphate deaminase, whose amino-acid sequence MTRTTGILADGAIRELFASGQLTSERSLDADQIQPASLDLRLGAKAYRVRASFMPGPTTKVIEKLTRLSLHEIDLSDGAVLETGCVYIVPLMEALALPQGMSASANPKSSTGRLDIFTRVITDHAQEFDKIPAGYNGPLYLEISPRTFPIVVRQGSRLSQIRFRIGHSVLADTELLALHESEILVASETPNVSGGGIALSIDLQGFGELGLIGYRGKHHTAVVDVDQKAAHDVLDFWDPIYSRGRAELILDPDEFYILVSQEAVHVPPLYAAEMTPFDPLVGEFRVHYAGFFDPGFGHASAGGTGSRAVLEVRSHEVPFILEHGQIVGRLVYEHMLTKPEGLYGSGLGSNYQAQGLKLSKHFRAE is encoded by the coding sequence ATGACGAGAACGACGGGCATACTGGCGGATGGCGCGATCCGGGAACTGTTCGCTTCAGGCCAATTGACGAGCGAACGGTCGCTGGATGCCGACCAGATTCAGCCTGCCAGCCTCGATCTGCGTCTGGGCGCGAAAGCCTATCGCGTGCGCGCCAGCTTCATGCCCGGCCCCACGACAAAGGTCATCGAAAAGCTCACACGTCTCAGCCTGCACGAGATCGATCTCAGCGACGGCGCGGTTCTGGAAACCGGCTGCGTCTACATCGTGCCACTGATGGAAGCTCTCGCACTTCCGCAGGGCATGTCGGCCTCGGCAAACCCGAAAAGCTCCACGGGCCGTCTCGATATTTTCACCCGCGTCATCACCGACCACGCGCAGGAATTTGACAAGATCCCAGCAGGCTATAACGGCCCACTTTATCTGGAAATCAGCCCGCGCACCTTCCCCATCGTCGTGCGCCAGGGCTCGCGCCTCTCGCAAATCCGCTTCCGCATCGGCCATTCCGTGCTGGCCGATACCGAGCTGCTGGCCCTGCATGAAAGTGAAATACTGGTTGCCAGCGAGACGCCCAACGTCTCCGGCGGAGGCATTGCCCTGTCCATCGATCTCCAGGGGTTCGGTGAGCTCGGGCTGATCGGCTACCGTGGCAAGCATCACACGGCGGTTGTCGATGTCGACCAGAAGGCGGCCCATGACGTGCTGGATTTCTGGGACCCGATCTATTCGCGGGGTCGAGCCGAACTCATTCTCGATCCGGATGAATTCTACATCCTCGTCTCGCAGGAAGCCGTCCACGTTCCACCGCTCTACGCTGCCGAAATGACGCCCTTCGATCCGCTGGTCGGCGAATTCCGCGTCCACTACGCCGGCTTCTTCGACCCCGGCTTCGGCCACGCCAGCGCCGGCGGCACCGGCAGCCGCGCCGTCCTCGAAGTCCGCAGCCACGAAGTCCCCTTCATCTTGGAACACGGCCAGATCGTCGGCCGCCTCGTCTATGAACACATGCTCACCAAACCCGAAGGCCTCTACGGCTCGGGCCTGGGCTCCAACTATCAAGCGCAGGGCCTGAAACTGTCCAAACACTTCCGCGCCGAATAA
- a CDS encoding IS5 family transposase (programmed frameshift): MARGDLTDIEWRIIEGLLPTERGRKSRPSHDNRRYLNGMLHVLRVGCPWRDMYDRYGKWNSVYVRFRRWAEQGVWDALLETLVELGLTDDWQHMIDSTTVRGHSQAAGAKGGTYQEAFGRSRGGFTTKIHARADGQGRPLGFVLTGGEASDFNAVPDLLAIPVGKPRLFLADKGYDGDFLREELLIHGIRPVIPPKANRKNPPACDFRAYKDRNRIERMFNRLKQFRRVATRYDKTRKAFSAFLALAAVKIWLPYFVNRP; the protein is encoded by the exons TTGGCTCGCGGCGACCTGACGGATATAGAATGGCGGATCATTGAGGGGCTGTTGCCCACCGAACGCGGCAGGAAGTCTCGTCCCTCACACGATAATCGACGATACCTGAACGGCATGCTACATGTTCTTCGGGTCGGATGCCCATGGCGCGACATGTATGACCGATACGGAAAGTGGAATTCCGTCTATGTGCGCTTTCGCCGTTGGGCCGAGCAAGGAGTTTGGGACGCTCTGCTTGAAACACTCGTTGAACTGGGACTGACGGATGACTGGCAACACATGATCGACAGCACCACGGTTCGCGGCCATTCTCAGGCTGCGGGCGCTAAAG GGGGGACTTATCAGGAGGCTTTTGGTCGATCACGCGGCGGCTTTACGACGAAAATCCACGCCCGAGCAGACGGTCAAGGACGCCCTCTTGGCTTCGTCCTGACGGGTGGTGAGGCTTCAGACTTCAACGCCGTTCCGGACCTGCTGGCAATACCGGTCGGCAAGCCGAGGCTGTTCCTTGCTGACAAGGGCTACGACGGCGATTTCCTGCGCGAGGAACTCCTGATCCACGGGATCAGGCCGGTCATTCCGCCGAAGGCCAACCGGAAGAACCCGCCTGCCTGCGACTTCCGGGCATACAAGGATCGAAACCGCATCGAGCGGATGTTCAACCGCCTCAAACAGTTCCGTCGCGTTGCGACCCGATACGACAAGACCCGAAAAGCCTTCTCAGCATTTCTCGCCCTGGCCGCCGTAAAGATATGGCTGCCATACTTTGTCAACAGGCCCTAG
- a CDS encoding tannase/feruloyl esterase family alpha/beta hydrolase, which yields MTRSILLAGPVFLGLLVSTSELAQNRSSFLVQDDRTDLSSATVSANMQCSVLAAQTFDEVTMLSVRHVEAQGKVPGFCHVTGYIQPQIRFEIALPDSWNRRVYMFGNGGYAGEDLAAPSRLETRNAALQRGFISVQQNTGHDAKTYDLGDFASDMALLVDYGSRAVHVTLQTAKAVAAQYYDRDPSFSYWDGCSTGGRQGLMAAQRYPGDFDGILAGAPVLRFSDTGLWNIWNAQALAKAPISKAQLPALAKAVMDKCDAIDGAKDGLIADPRQCNFDPAKDLKMCENGGDDCFTTAQVDTLKTLADGVKVKGQTVFPGVLPGTEGIDAAGVSGWEEWVISEKGPSRQLAYGDTFVKNMAMLPASGKDIDWKRYDFDTQYEKTVMVRGLVDADDPDLSAFHKRGGRMITYFGWSDPALNPLMGVDYYESVRKTMGAEKVADFYRMFMVPGMFHCRMGYGTDTFDAFTPLMDWVENGKAPDVIEAKKIVADKTTMTRPLCPYPESAKYSGSGNINDGANFACQAP from the coding sequence ATGACGCGATCTATCCTGCTGGCAGGCCCGGTGTTTCTCGGTCTGCTCGTTTCCACCTCGGAACTCGCGCAAAATCGAAGCAGCTTTCTCGTTCAGGATGACCGGACGGACCTGTCTTCCGCCACCGTCTCGGCCAATATGCAATGCAGCGTGCTTGCGGCGCAGACATTTGATGAGGTGACGATGCTGAGCGTCCGGCATGTGGAAGCGCAGGGCAAGGTGCCGGGCTTTTGCCATGTCACCGGATATATCCAACCCCAGATTCGGTTTGAAATTGCACTGCCGGACAGCTGGAATCGGCGCGTCTACATGTTCGGAAATGGCGGTTATGCCGGAGAGGATCTGGCCGCCCCGTCCCGCCTCGAGACGCGTAACGCTGCCTTGCAAAGGGGATTCATCAGCGTCCAGCAAAACACCGGTCATGACGCGAAAACCTATGATCTGGGAGACTTTGCGTCGGATATGGCGCTCCTGGTGGATTACGGTTCGCGGGCGGTCCACGTGACATTGCAAACGGCGAAGGCCGTCGCGGCACAGTATTATGACCGAGACCCCTCGTTCTCCTATTGGGATGGATGCTCGACCGGCGGTCGTCAGGGACTGATGGCGGCGCAGCGCTATCCCGGCGATTTCGATGGCATTCTGGCGGGTGCCCCGGTTCTGCGTTTCAGCGATACGGGCCTGTGGAACATCTGGAACGCGCAGGCGCTGGCCAAGGCGCCCATCAGCAAGGCGCAACTGCCTGCCTTGGCCAAAGCCGTCATGGACAAATGTGACGCGATCGATGGCGCCAAGGATGGGCTGATTGCGGATCCGCGCCAATGCAATTTCGATCCTGCCAAGGATTTGAAGATGTGCGAAAATGGCGGCGATGATTGCTTTACGACAGCGCAGGTCGATACGCTGAAAACACTCGCTGACGGCGTGAAGGTCAAGGGTCAAACCGTGTTTCCCGGTGTGCTGCCCGGCACGGAGGGGATCGACGCCGCTGGCGTGAGCGGCTGGGAAGAATGGGTGATTTCGGAAAAGGGACCAAGCCGACAACTGGCCTATGGCGATACCTTCGTCAAGAACATGGCCATGCTGCCTGCATCCGGCAAGGACATAGACTGGAAACGCTACGACTTCGACACGCAGTATGAAAAGACGGTGATGGTGCGTGGGCTTGTTGATGCTGACGATCCCGACCTCAGTGCGTTTCACAAACGCGGCGGACGGATGATCACCTATTTCGGATGGTCGGACCCGGCGTTGAACCCACTGATGGGCGTCGATTATTACGAATCCGTGCGCAAGACGATGGGGGCAGAGAAGGTTGCCGATTTCTATCGGATGTTCATGGTGCCCGGCATGTTCCATTGCCGCATGGGCTACGGCACGGATACGTTCGATGCCTTCACGCCGCTGATGGATTGGGTAGAAAACGGCAAGGCACCTGATGTCATCGAGGCCAAAAAGATCGTTGCCGACAAAACCACGATGACGCGTCCGCTTTGCCCATACCCGGAATCTGCAAAGTACTCCGGTAGCGGCAATATCAATGACGGTGCAAACTTTGCGTGTCAGGCCCCCTGA
- a CDS encoding BA14K family protein, with product MSILVKLVSVVAVSIGFSTVTTIPAHALSIISPAYEGQAEAQGSTYGNAPVAFTGGVAQSANSSGLSLSAQEIKHVTWCAKTYTSYHATDNSYQTKQGSRTECRSPY from the coding sequence ATGTCTATTCTGGTAAAACTCGTTTCTGTCGTTGCAGTGAGCATTGGTTTCTCGACAGTTACTACAATACCTGCTCACGCCCTCAGCATCATCTCTCCTGCCTATGAAGGCCAGGCAGAAGCCCAAGGCTCCACCTATGGCAACGCGCCCGTTGCCTTTACAGGCGGTGTTGCGCAGAGCGCCAATTCCAGCGGTTTGTCTCTGTCTGCCCAGGAAATCAAGCATGTTACGTGGTGTGCGAAGACATATACATCTTACCACGCAACTGATAACAGCTATCAGACCAAGCAGGGTTCGCGCACGGAGTGCCGCTCACCATACTGA
- a CDS encoding GcrA family cell cycle regulator yields MNWTDERVERLKRLWSEGLSASQIAAQLGGVSRNAVIGKVHRLNLPGRAKAGGTVATTRPAAKRPAAPATAAPRAANFQARVAPSRPNIRTAGATALKDEMDMDTAQVLEYVPVSNATLPTSLRLTLTELTERTCKWPVGDPLKDDFHFCGCDASESSPYCKFHAKMAYQPVSERRRA; encoded by the coding sequence ATGAACTGGACTGATGAACGAGTCGAGAGACTGAAACGACTGTGGTCTGAAGGCCTGAGCGCCAGCCAGATCGCTGCCCAGTTGGGCGGTGTCAGCCGTAACGCAGTCATCGGCAAAGTGCACCGTCTGAACCTGCCTGGCCGCGCCAAGGCTGGTGGCACGGTTGCAACCACACGTCCTGCCGCCAAGCGCCCGGCAGCGCCAGCAACGGCTGCTCCACGCGCCGCCAATTTTCAGGCACGCGTCGCCCCTTCCCGTCCCAACATCCGCACCGCAGGCGCAACCGCGCTGAAGGACGAGATGGACATGGATACCGCGCAGGTTCTCGAATACGTACCGGTCAGCAACGCCACGCTGCCGACATCGCTTCGCCTGACGCTGACGGAACTGACGGAACGCACCTGCAAGTGGCCGGTTGGCGATCCGCTGAAGGATGACTTCCATTTTTGCGGCTGCGACGCGTCGGAATCCTCTCCTTACTGCAAGTTCCACGCAAAGATGGCGTACCAGCCGGTGAGCGAACGCCGCCGCGCCTGA
- a CDS encoding cold-shock protein, whose amino-acid sequence MTTGTVKWFNSTKGFGFIQPDNGGADAFVHISAVERAGMREIVEGQKLSYDLERDNKSGKMSACNLQAA is encoded by the coding sequence ATGACCACAGGCACAGTAAAATGGTTTAACTCCACCAAGGGCTTCGGCTTCATTCAGCCAGACAACGGCGGCGCTGATGCATTCGTGCACATCTCTGCTGTAGAGCGTGCAGGCATGCGCGAAATCGTAGAAGGCCAGAAGCTGAGCTACGATCTTGAGCGGGACAACAAGTCCGGCAAGATGTCTGCCTGCAATCTTCAGGCTGCTTAA
- a CDS encoding DUF6481 family protein codes for MKNTKNVKNNDLSDRRSAAADAKAALLQAYRAAKEAAEPLREAKQAERIAAAEAREARRAEREQLKLEEKKQAEAEKLQREAEIEAAANAEAEERKLAEKSRVARVIEDEAARKAARDLRYANRKARQG; via the coding sequence TTGAAAAATACTAAAAACGTGAAGAACAACGATCTTTCTGACCGTCGCAGCGCCGCTGCCGACGCGAAGGCAGCCCTTCTTCAGGCCTATCGTGCCGCCAAGGAAGCTGCCGAACCTTTGCGCGAAGCCAAGCAGGCCGAACGTATTGCCGCAGCAGAAGCCCGTGAGGCACGCCGTGCAGAGCGCGAGCAGCTGAAGCTGGAAGAGAAGAAGCAGGCCGAAGCTGAAAAGCTTCAACGCGAAGCTGAAATCGAAGCCGCAGCCAATGCTGAAGCCGAAGAGCGTAAGCTCGCCGAGAAAAGCCGCGTTGCCCGCGTGATCGAAGACGAAGCAGCCCGTAAGGCCGCGCGTGACCTTCGCTACGCCAACCGCAAGGCCCGCCAAGGCTGA
- a CDS encoding O-succinylhomoserine sulfhydrylase, whose product MSKKWRPATQLVHGGTLRSEYGETSEAIYLTQGFVYDSSEAAEARFKGETEGFIYARYASPTNDMFEKRMCLLEGAEDARATASGMAAVSAAILCQLKAGDHIVAARALFGSCRWVVETLAPKYGIECTLVDGRDLANWEKAIQPNTQLFFLESPTNPTLEVVDIAGVAKLANQIDAKVVVDNVFATPLFQKPLELGAHIVVYSATKHIDGQGRCLGGVVLSDKKWIEEELQDYFRHTGPALSPFNAWTLLKGIETLPLRVRQQTANAGKIADFLAEQNKVAKVIYPGRADHPQADIIAKQMTGGSTLVCFELKGGKEAAFKLQNALEVVKISNNLGDAKSLITHPGTTTHKNLTDEARAELGISGGTLRLSCGIEDTDDLLEDFAAALAQVSA is encoded by the coding sequence ATGAGCAAGAAATGGCGCCCGGCAACGCAACTGGTTCACGGCGGTACGCTGCGGTCCGAATATGGCGAGACCTCTGAGGCAATCTATCTGACCCAAGGCTTCGTCTATGACAGCTCGGAAGCGGCGGAAGCCCGTTTCAAGGGCGAAACCGAGGGCTTCATCTACGCCCGCTACGCCAGCCCCACCAATGACATGTTTGAAAAGCGCATGTGCCTGCTGGAGGGTGCCGAAGATGCCCGCGCCACGGCATCCGGCATGGCTGCCGTCAGCGCCGCCATTTTGTGCCAGTTGAAGGCAGGCGATCACATCGTGGCTGCCCGCGCCCTGTTCGGCTCCTGCCGCTGGGTTGTTGAAACGCTGGCGCCGAAATACGGCATCGAGTGCACGCTGGTCGATGGTCGTGATCTGGCCAATTGGGAAAAGGCGATCCAGCCGAACACCCAGCTGTTCTTCCTTGAAAGCCCGACGAACCCGACGCTGGAAGTGGTCGATATTGCTGGCGTGGCCAAGCTCGCCAACCAGATCGACGCGAAAGTGGTGGTCGACAACGTGTTTGCCACGCCGCTTTTCCAGAAGCCATTGGAGTTGGGGGCGCATATCGTCGTCTACTCCGCAACCAAGCATATCGATGGCCAGGGCCGTTGCCTGGGTGGCGTCGTTCTCTCGGACAAGAAATGGATCGAGGAAGAGCTTCAGGATTATTTCCGCCACACCGGCCCTGCCCTTTCGCCTTTCAACGCATGGACGCTGTTGAAGGGTATCGAGACGCTGCCGCTGCGCGTGCGCCAGCAGACGGCGAATGCAGGCAAGATTGCAGATTTTCTCGCCGAGCAGAACAAGGTCGCCAAGGTCATCTACCCGGGCCGTGCCGACCATCCGCAGGCCGATATCATTGCCAAGCAGATGACGGGCGGCTCGACGCTGGTCTGCTTCGAATTGAAGGGCGGCAAGGAGGCGGCGTTCAAGCTGCAGAACGCGCTTGAAGTCGTCAAGATTTCCAACAATCTGGGCGATGCCAAGAGCCTGATTACACATCCCGGCACGACAACGCACAAGAACCTGACGGACGAGGCGCGTGCTGAGCTCGGTATTTCCGGCGGCACGTTGCGCCTGTCCTGCGGCATCGAGGACACCGACGACCTGTTGGAAGATTTCGCAGCAGCGCTGGCACAGGTCTCGGCCTAA